The following proteins are encoded in a genomic region of Gemmatimonadota bacterium:
- a CDS encoding M28 family metallopeptidase, with protein sequence MRLFRSSLVCLATVLGTSTAAAQNAGPVAQQYRAVADRIIDGALADSTAAWNRLAAFTDFSGSRLSGSPALERAIDWMLAEMKKSGLDNVRGEPAMVPHWVRGRESAALVQPRAANLPMLGLGGSVATPSGGITAEVLVVNSFDDLTKKAAQAKGKIVLFDVAFTNYGATVAYRGGGASAAARVGAVAALVRSVTPYSMRTPHTGGMSYDTTVAKVPTAAITVEDAMMIHRMTNRGEKVVVHLEMEARTLPDAPSRNVVGELKGRESPDEVVVFGGHIDSWDVGQGAMDDGGGIVVAWEAINLLKKLGLTPRRTIRVVGWTNEENGSRGGRAYAETHKAEAGKHVLAIESDGGVFSPAGFGFTGSDSARSIVRQVSSLLARIHADSLGATGGGADVGPLGPLGVPLMGLEVDDSRYFWFHHTEADTMDKLSPAEMQRCVAVMAVMAYIVAELPQRLPR encoded by the coding sequence GTGCGTCTGTTTCGTTCCTCTCTTGTCTGCCTCGCCACCGTCCTCGGCACCTCCACCGCGGCCGCGCAGAACGCTGGCCCAGTGGCACAGCAATACCGCGCCGTCGCCGACCGCATCATCGATGGTGCGCTCGCCGACAGCACCGCGGCGTGGAACCGCCTCGCTGCCTTCACCGATTTCTCGGGCTCGCGCCTCAGCGGCTCCCCCGCACTCGAGCGCGCGATTGACTGGATGCTCGCCGAAATGAAAAAGAGCGGACTCGATAACGTCCGTGGTGAACCGGCCATGGTGCCGCATTGGGTGCGTGGGCGCGAGTCGGCCGCACTCGTGCAGCCGCGTGCCGCCAATCTCCCAATGCTCGGGCTCGGCGGCAGCGTTGCGACTCCTTCCGGTGGCATCACCGCCGAAGTGCTCGTCGTCAACAGCTTTGACGATCTCACCAAGAAAGCCGCGCAGGCCAAAGGAAAGATCGTGTTGTTTGATGTCGCCTTCACCAACTACGGCGCCACGGTGGCGTACCGTGGTGGCGGTGCGAGTGCGGCCGCGCGCGTTGGTGCCGTTGCGGCGCTGGTCCGTTCGGTGACGCCGTATTCGATGCGCACCCCGCACACCGGCGGCATGTCGTACGACACCACCGTCGCCAAAGTCCCGACGGCGGCCATCACCGTCGAAGACGCGATGATGATTCACCGCATGACGAACCGCGGTGAAAAGGTGGTTGTGCATCTTGAGATGGAAGCCCGCACGCTCCCTGACGCGCCGAGTCGCAATGTGGTGGGCGAGCTCAAGGGACGCGAATCCCCCGACGAAGTCGTGGTCTTCGGCGGTCACATTGATTCGTGGGACGTTGGGCAGGGCGCCATGGACGACGGCGGCGGCATCGTCGTGGCGTGGGAAGCCATCAACCTGCTCAAGAAACTCGGTCTTACGCCGCGCCGCACGATTCGCGTGGTGGGATGGACCAACGAAGAAAACGGAAGCCGCGGGGGTCGCGCCTACGCGGAGACGCATAAAGCCGAAGCCGGCAAGCATGTGCTCGCCATCGAAAGCGATGGCGGCGTGTTCTCGCCCGCGGGATTTGGTTTTACCGGTTCCGACTCCGCCCGAAGCATCGTGCGCCAAGTGTCTTCACTCCTCGCGCGCATTCACGCCGACTCGCTCGGCGCAACCGGCGGCGGTGCAGACGTGGGCCCCCTTGGCCCGCTCGGCGTACCGCTGATGGGGCTCGAAGTGGATGACAGTCGTTACTTCTGGTTCCACCACACCGAGGCCGACACCATGGACAAGCTCAGCCCCGCCGAGATGCAGCGGTGCGTCGCGGTAATGGCGGTGATGGCCTACATCGTGGCGGAGCTCCCGCAGCGTTTACCGCGGTAG
- a CDS encoding TonB-dependent receptor, translating to MRRNVRSVNTQSVSRHAARLDGARTLATRVARVTRVALVALCVIPAVAHAQATATASDSARARRDSLERVVITAVRPTIAAPTAQSMMGRDDIQRRFAGQDAPLFLQSLPGLTSYSEAGGYSGYSYLRLRGVDQTRLNISVDGVPLNDPEDQVLYFSNVPDFLSSMQSVQVQRGVGASAFGTASYAGSLNFQPVPLATTPRGGAVEITGGSFNTMRASVQGATGMLDGGFAAYARLTKQHTDGYREHSGNDAQSGFVSAAWFSDRSALKLTGFAGVSGIREAYLAAPEADLAVNRRLNPLTEHEGDRFHQEMASLQYSRSIGAGTTWSATAYRNSAAGAFDVDFGDGTIGNYFLAHVWYGAFTALNVRRGTLSFDAGAHLSDYHRDHALAMRPTLSLREYTNTGYKQEQSAFAKLAYDAGSWRWSADLQLRRAAFRYAPDAHAGIPEASLDWTFVNPKVGVTWRASNEITLYASYGRTGREPARGDLFAGADDVNATNAASVLPLTRVQPETLGDLEVGATWHAGDLTVQASAFDMQFRNEIAPIGQLSLTGSPLRKNVGSSARTGIELDATWQATAHLTITGNIALLHARIDRYTDDAAAITYNNVEPLLSPPVVANQRVEWQLSTEWSLSLGGRFVDRMRLANDGNAAMVVPANWLADGGLTWQHGGWLVRAQLANLLDANAYAGGYAAEGTRYFYPVASRNVLITTRRSF from the coding sequence ATGCGCAGGAACGTACGGAGCGTCAACACACAGTCCGTCTCACGCCATGCGGCACGACTCGACGGTGCTCGCACACTTGCAACGCGCGTCGCGCGCGTGACGCGCGTGGCGCTCGTGGCGTTGTGCGTGATTCCCGCGGTGGCACACGCACAGGCCACCGCCACCGCCAGCGACAGCGCCCGCGCGCGCCGCGACTCGCTCGAGCGTGTGGTCATCACCGCCGTGCGGCCCACCATCGCAGCACCCACCGCACAGTCAATGATGGGGCGCGACGACATCCAGCGCCGCTTCGCGGGTCAAGACGCGCCCCTCTTTCTGCAATCGCTTCCGGGTCTCACTTCGTACTCGGAGGCGGGCGGCTACTCCGGCTACAGCTACCTCCGCCTCCGCGGCGTCGATCAAACACGCCTCAACATCAGCGTAGACGGCGTGCCGCTCAATGATCCCGAAGATCAAGTGCTGTACTTCTCCAACGTCCCCGACTTTCTCTCGAGCATGCAATCGGTGCAGGTGCAGCGCGGCGTTGGCGCGAGCGCCTTTGGCACAGCGTCGTATGCGGGCTCGTTGAACTTTCAGCCCGTACCGCTCGCCACCACGCCGCGGGGCGGCGCCGTTGAAATCACTGGCGGTTCGTTCAACACGATGCGCGCCAGCGTGCAAGGCGCCACCGGCATGCTCGACGGTGGCTTTGCCGCCTACGCGCGCCTCACCAAGCAACACACCGACGGCTATCGCGAGCACTCGGGCAACGACGCCCAGTCCGGCTTTGTGAGCGCCGCCTGGTTCAGTGACCGCTCTGCGCTCAAGCTCACCGGCTTCGCGGGCGTTTCTGGAATCCGCGAAGCATACCTCGCCGCACCCGAAGCAGACCTCGCGGTCAATCGCCGCCTGAATCCGCTCACCGAGCACGAAGGCGATCGCTTTCATCAAGAGATGGCGAGTCTGCAGTACTCGCGCTCCATTGGCGCTGGCACCACCTGGTCGGCCACGGCGTATCGCAACTCCGCCGCTGGCGCCTTTGACGTGGACTTCGGCGACGGCACCATCGGCAATTATTTTCTCGCGCATGTGTGGTACGGCGCCTTTACCGCGCTCAATGTGCGACGCGGCACTCTCTCCTTCGATGCCGGCGCGCACCTGAGCGACTACCACCGCGATCACGCGCTCGCCATGCGCCCCACGCTCTCGCTCCGCGAGTACACGAACACCGGCTACAAACAAGAACAGAGCGCCTTTGCCAAGCTTGCCTACGACGCCGGCTCCTGGCGTTGGTCTGCCGACCTACAACTGCGTCGGGCTGCCTTCCGCTATGCCCCCGATGCGCACGCAGGCATTCCCGAAGCGAGCCTTGACTGGACCTTCGTCAATCCAAAAGTCGGCGTCACTTGGCGCGCGTCCAACGAGATCACGCTCTACGCCTCCTACGGCCGCACGGGCCGCGAACCGGCGCGAGGCGATCTCTTTGCTGGTGCCGATGACGTCAATGCGACCAACGCCGCCTCCGTCCTCCCACTCACGCGCGTCCAACCCGAAACACTCGGCGATCTCGAAGTCGGGGCCACCTGGCACGCGGGTGACTTGACGGTGCAGGCCAGCGCTTTTGATATGCAGTTCCGTAATGAGATCGCCCCCATTGGCCAGCTGAGCCTCACGGGGAGTCCGCTCCGCAAGAATGTTGGGAGCAGTGCCCGCACCGGCATCGAGCTCGATGCCACCTGGCAGGCGACGGCGCACCTCACCATCACCGGCAACATCGCACTGCTGCACGCGCGCATTGATCGCTACACCGACGATGCTGCCGCCATTACCTACAACAACGTCGAACCCCTGCTGTCGCCCCCGGTCGTAGCCAATCAGCGGGTGGAGTGGCAACTCTCCACCGAGTGGTCGCTCTCCCTCGGCGGGCGCTTTGTGGACCGCATGCGCCTCGCCAACGACGGCAACGCCGCGATGGTCGTCCCTGCCAACTGGCTCGCCGACGGCGGGCTCACTTGGCAGCACGGCGGCTGGCTGGTGCGGGCCCAACTCGCCAACCTGCTCGACGCCAATGCCTATGCTGGGGGCTACGCCGCCGAAGGAACGCGCTACTTTTATCCCGTGGCGTCGCGCAACGTACTCATCACAACGCGCCGCTCGTTCTGA
- a CDS encoding OFA family MFS transporter, which produces MPLLTFLDRDRSIAHAGFSRWRVPPAALAIHLSIGQAYAFSVFNLPLSTLVGIDHAAPNDWKLSTIGWIFSVAIVFLGLSAFTFGRWLEAAGPRKAMFASACCFAGGFLVAALGVRSHNIAVIYLGYGVLGGIGLGLGYISPVSTLMKWFPDRPGMATGLAIMGFGGGAMIGSPLAVALMAHFRTASSMGVAESFIAMGALYFALMMFGVFTVRLPAPGWTPPMGAGAANAARAARAAEAPRDVHVDRAIKTQTFWLLWAVLCLNVTAGIGVLGQASPMIQEMFPGSIGAGAAAGFVGLLSLANMAGRFIWSSLSDYIGRPRTYAVYFALGAVLYAAVPGVGRAGSVTLFVAFYVVIMSMYGGGFATIPAYLRDIFGVRHVGAIHGRLLTAWSLAGVAGPVLVNYIREYQIGRGVPKAEAYTVTMYIMAGLLVFGMMANARVRPVDPSLWWRGTHE; this is translated from the coding sequence ATGCCACTGTTGACCTTTCTGGACCGCGACCGCTCCATCGCACACGCCGGCTTCAGCCGCTGGCGTGTGCCCCCAGCGGCGCTCGCCATTCACCTTTCCATTGGCCAGGCGTACGCGTTCAGTGTATTCAATCTGCCACTCTCCACGCTCGTTGGCATCGACCACGCGGCCCCCAACGATTGGAAGCTGAGCACCATCGGATGGATTTTCAGCGTGGCGATCGTCTTTCTCGGCCTGTCCGCCTTCACCTTTGGACGGTGGCTCGAAGCAGCCGGTCCGCGCAAGGCGATGTTTGCTTCCGCCTGCTGTTTTGCGGGCGGGTTTCTGGTCGCAGCGCTCGGCGTCCGGTCGCATAACATCGCGGTGATCTACCTCGGCTATGGGGTGTTGGGCGGCATCGGACTCGGACTCGGCTACATCTCGCCCGTGTCGACGTTGATGAAGTGGTTTCCCGATCGCCCGGGAATGGCCACCGGGCTTGCCATTATGGGATTCGGCGGCGGCGCGATGATCGGCTCGCCGCTCGCAGTGGCGCTGATGGCGCACTTTCGCACGGCGAGTTCCATGGGTGTCGCCGAGTCGTTTATTGCGATGGGCGCGCTGTACTTCGCGTTGATGATGTTTGGCGTGTTCACGGTGCGACTCCCTGCCCCGGGGTGGACGCCACCGATGGGAGCAGGAGCGGCGAACGCCGCGCGCGCCGCGCGCGCCGCTGAGGCGCCGCGCGACGTGCATGTGGATCGCGCCATCAAGACGCAGACGTTCTGGTTGCTCTGGGCGGTGCTCTGCCTAAACGTGACGGCTGGGATCGGCGTGCTCGGCCAAGCGTCGCCGATGATTCAGGAGATGTTTCCCGGCAGCATAGGCGCAGGGGCAGCGGCGGGTTTTGTGGGGCTCTTGAGCCTCGCCAACATGGCGGGTCGCTTCATCTGGTCATCGTTGTCGGATTATATCGGTCGGCCGCGCACGTACGCTGTGTACTTCGCGCTCGGCGCCGTCCTGTACGCCGCCGTACCCGGCGTCGGACGCGCGGGGAGCGTGACGCTCTTCGTGGCGTTCTATGTGGTGATTATGTCGATGTACGGCGGCGGTTTTGCCACGATTCCCGCGTATTTGAGAGACATTTTTGGGGTGCGGCATGTGGGGGCCATTCACGGGCGCCTCCTCACCGCGTGGTCGCTGGCTGGGGTAGCCGGACCGGTTCTCGTGAACTACATCCGGGAGTATCAGATTGGCCGGGGCGTCCCCAAAGCCGAGGCGTATACCGTTACCATGTACATAATGGCGGGGCTACTGGTCTTCGGTATGATGGCCAACGCTCGCGTGCGGCCCGTGGATCCGTCGCTCTGGTGGCGGGGTACGCATGAGTGA
- a CDS encoding DNA recombination protein RmuC translates to MLTELSVIVIVAVVALTAGVAGWFIAKSRGPAEQGERIATLTAEGAARQLRIAEWEGAARKLQEEMGALRAELSRAHAELAASAAALQAERAQSGEKLALLTAAREELSNQFRTLAGEIMDDKSKKFVELNSAAITQLLTPLQTDLTGFRQKVEEVYVNESKDRSALGEQLRALTELNGTLRDQTTSLTKALKGDAKAQGDWGEVILDRLLDSAGLIEGPHYRRQESHRDGDGERVIPDVVLYLPNDRQMVVDSKVTLTAYAEFTAATTDELREVALKGHLEAVRRHIKGLSEKNYQTLYALKSLDFVVMFMPIEGAFMAALTSDKDLFQLAWEKNVLLVSPSTLLFVVRTIAHVWRQEQQSRNSQEIAKRGAALYDKFVGFAGDLAKVGDHLTKARGSYDDARGKLIDGAGNLVRQVEMLRELGVRPTKAMPADLAAAAGDEGEGGEAKRLLVEE, encoded by the coding sequence ATGCTCACAGAACTCAGCGTCATCGTTATCGTCGCCGTCGTTGCCCTCACGGCGGGTGTTGCCGGCTGGTTTATTGCCAAAAGCCGCGGCCCCGCGGAGCAGGGGGAGCGAATTGCGACGCTCACAGCCGAGGGTGCTGCCCGCCAGTTGCGCATAGCGGAGTGGGAAGGCGCTGCGCGCAAACTGCAGGAGGAGATGGGCGCGCTCCGCGCGGAGTTGTCACGCGCTCACGCGGAGCTGGCGGCGTCCGCAGCGGCGCTACAGGCCGAGCGCGCGCAGAGTGGCGAGAAACTCGCGCTGCTCACCGCGGCGCGCGAAGAACTCTCGAACCAGTTCCGCACGCTCGCCGGCGAAATTATGGACGACAAGAGCAAAAAGTTTGTCGAGCTCAACTCGGCGGCTATCACGCAGTTGCTCACGCCATTGCAAACCGATCTCACTGGCTTTCGGCAGAAGGTCGAGGAAGTGTACGTCAATGAGTCCAAAGACCGGAGTGCGCTCGGCGAACAGTTGCGCGCGCTCACGGAGCTCAATGGCACGTTGCGCGACCAGACCACAAGCCTCACCAAAGCCCTCAAGGGCGACGCCAAAGCGCAGGGCGACTGGGGCGAAGTGATTCTCGACAGGCTGCTCGACAGTGCTGGGCTCATTGAGGGACCGCACTACCGGCGTCAGGAGTCGCATCGCGACGGCGATGGCGAGCGCGTGATTCCCGACGTGGTACTCTATCTCCCCAACGACCGCCAGATGGTGGTGGACTCCAAGGTCACGCTCACTGCGTACGCCGAGTTTACCGCGGCGACGACTGATGAACTGCGCGAGGTTGCGCTCAAAGGGCACCTCGAGGCCGTGCGTCGCCACATTAAGGGGCTCTCGGAGAAGAACTACCAAACGCTGTACGCGCTCAAATCGCTCGACTTTGTGGTGATGTTCATGCCCATCGAGGGCGCCTTTATGGCGGCGCTCACGAGCGACAAAGATCTCTTTCAGCTCGCGTGGGAAAAGAACGTCTTGCTGGTGAGCCCGAGCACGCTGCTCTTTGTGGTGCGCACGATTGCGCATGTGTGGCGGCAGGAGCAGCAGTCGCGGAACTCACAGGAGATTGCCAAGCGGGGGGCGGCGCTCTACGACAAGTTCGTCGGATTCGCGGGAGACCTCGCAAAGGTCGGTGATCATCTCACCAAAGCGCGCGGGAGCTATGACGATGCGCGCGGGAAGTTGATTGATGGCGCCGGAAATTTGGTGCGGCAGGTGGAGATGCTGCGCGAGCTCGGGGTGCGGCCGACGAAGGCGATGCCAGCGGATTTGGCGGCGGCGGCGGGGGATGAGGGGGAGGGTGGGGAGGCAAAGCGGCTTCTGGTCGAGGAGTAA
- a CDS encoding VOC family protein: protein MQQHILPDHSHIGRVDLQVGNLAASLDFYTRILGFREHARDGQVVTLTAQGSDSALVVLHERPGAPHVPVRGRLGLFHFAILLPDRPSLARFFAHLSALHVEVGAGDHLVSEAFYLQDPDGLGIEVYADRPRDQWTRTANGVEMATLPVNIADLLPAAGNIPWSGMPAGTVIGHMHLHVGDLAAARQFYGAEIGFSEMAALPGASFLAAGGYHHHLGVNTWARGAESAHDDEAHLLEWTLCVPSDGFDAVRDRLNAAGRALDEAGASFLVRDPWGTAVRVRAE from the coding sequence GTGCAGCAACACATACTTCCGGATCACAGCCACATCGGCCGCGTCGACCTCCAAGTCGGCAACCTTGCGGCCTCGCTCGATTTCTACACCCGCATCCTCGGCTTTCGGGAGCACGCTCGCGACGGCCAGGTCGTGACGCTCACCGCGCAGGGCAGTGACTCCGCCCTCGTGGTGCTGCACGAACGTCCGGGTGCACCGCACGTGCCGGTGCGAGGCCGACTCGGACTATTCCACTTCGCCATTCTACTCCCCGACCGCCCCTCGCTCGCACGATTTTTCGCGCACCTCTCCGCGCTGCATGTGGAAGTCGGCGCCGGCGATCACCTCGTGAGCGAAGCGTTCTACCTGCAGGACCCCGACGGACTCGGCATTGAAGTCTACGCCGACCGCCCGCGCGACCAATGGACGCGCACCGCCAATGGCGTAGAGATGGCCACCCTCCCCGTGAACATCGCCGACCTGCTCCCCGCCGCAGGCAACATCCCGTGGAGCGGCATGCCTGCGGGGACGGTGATCGGTCATATGCATCTGCATGTGGGCGATCTTGCCGCGGCGCGTCAGTTCTACGGTGCAGAGATCGGGTTTTCCGAAATGGCCGCGCTCCCTGGCGCGAGTTTTCTCGCCGCGGGCGGCTATCACCATCACCTCGGCGTCAACACGTGGGCCCGCGGTGCTGAGTCGGCCCACGACGACGAAGCGCACCTGCTCGAGTGGACGCTCTGCGTTCCATCGGATGGGTTCGACGCTGTGCGCGATCGGCTCAACGCGGCGGGCCGCGCACTCGATGAGGCGGGCGCGAGTTTCTTGGTGCGCGATCCCTGGGGAACGGCTGTGCGCGTCCGCGCCGAGTAA
- a CDS encoding MBL fold metallo-hydrolase, translated as MARKMEHRRLRRIWGKAILLVAVVVGPSVVASQSSVHAAPSRTRIVMLGTGTPIPDPDRSGPGVAIIVDSVPYLFDAGAGIVRRASAALRNGVPGLKTSQLNRLFLTHLHSDHTLGLADVLFTPWIQGRREPLELFGPPGTARLLRGITDGNTEDIAERVASAGGPSAEGWNANVHEIAEGIVYKDARITVRAFAVPHSAWRYAFGYRIETPDRTIVISGDARQNPAVAEQCHGCDVLIHEVYSDAGFSTVPAARQPYHAQAHTSATQVGAVATAAKPGVLVLYHQLYFGASDEQLLREVRSRYTGKVVSAVDLQEF; from the coding sequence GTGGCTAGAAAAATGGAGCACAGGCGCCTGCGCCGCATCTGGGGGAAGGCAATCCTGTTGGTCGCCGTCGTCGTCGGCCCATCCGTCGTGGCGAGCCAGAGCTCCGTTCACGCCGCCCCGTCACGCACCCGCATCGTGATGCTCGGGACCGGTACGCCCATCCCCGATCCCGACCGCAGTGGCCCCGGCGTTGCCATCATTGTCGATAGCGTCCCCTATTTGTTCGACGCCGGGGCGGGGATCGTCCGCCGCGCCAGCGCCGCGCTCCGCAATGGTGTCCCTGGACTCAAAACTTCGCAACTCAACCGCCTCTTCCTCACGCACCTCCATTCTGATCACACGCTCGGCCTCGCGGACGTGCTCTTCACCCCGTGGATTCAGGGCCGCCGCGAACCGCTCGAACTCTTTGGCCCACCGGGCACCGCGCGCTTGCTCCGCGGCATCACCGACGGCAACACCGAGGACATCGCCGAACGCGTCGCATCTGCAGGTGGCCCAAGTGCCGAGGGATGGAACGCGAATGTGCACGAGATAGCCGAAGGAATTGTATACAAAGATGCGCGCATCACCGTGCGTGCCTTTGCCGTGCCGCACAGCGCGTGGCGCTATGCCTTCGGCTATCGCATTGAAACGCCCGATCGCACCATCGTCATCAGCGGCGACGCGCGGCAGAACCCCGCCGTCGCCGAACAGTGCCACGGCTGCGATGTGCTCATTCACGAGGTGTACTCGGACGCCGGCTTTAGCACCGTTCCTGCCGCGCGACAGCCCTATCACGCGCAGGCGCATACCTCCGCCACTCAAGTCGGCGCCGTTGCGACCGCTGCGAAGCCCGGCGTGCTCGTGCTCTATCACCAGTTGTACTTCGGTGCGAGCGACGAGCAACTGCTACGCGAGGTGCGTTCGCGCTACACGGGGAAAGTGGTGAGCGCGGTGGATCTGCAGGAGTTCTAG
- a CDS encoding prepilin-type N-terminal cleavage/methylation domain-containing protein, with the protein MGATRTTARFPSRLRPRAGFGLVELMIAVTIAAILASMGVVRYTQVRERAVIAVMESDLRNLVTAEEAWAFEHGGEYVATLDSLRPWFRPSADVEINVTLVTPQWWTATAHTEGTATRCTVAVFPGSSAGSELATCSATPADSVAAVKK; encoded by the coding sequence ATGGGCGCGACGCGTACGACCGCCCGGTTTCCGTCCCGCTTGCGGCCCCGAGCTGGCTTCGGACTCGTAGAACTCATGATCGCCGTCACCATCGCCGCCATCCTCGCCTCGATGGGCGTGGTCCGCTACACACAGGTGCGTGAGCGCGCCGTCATCGCAGTGATGGAATCGGACCTCCGAAATCTCGTCACGGCCGAAGAGGCGTGGGCCTTTGAGCACGGGGGCGAGTATGTGGCGACGCTCGATTCGCTGCGTCCGTGGTTCCGCCCCTCCGCGGACGTCGAGATCAACGTGACGCTCGTGACTCCGCAGTGGTGGACCGCCACGGCGCACACAGAGGGCACGGCCACCCGCTGCACCGTCGCGGTGTTCCCTGGGAGCAGTGCGGGCTCCGAACTGGCGACCTGTTCCGCGACGCCTGCGGATTCTGTTGCGGCGGTCAAGAAGTAG